From the Solanum lycopersicum chromosome 10, SLM_r2.1 genome, one window contains:
- the SQS2 gene encoding squalene synthase-like isoform X2 produces the protein MGILRAILKHPEDIYPLLKLKVAAQYAEKQIPSQPHWAFCYIMLHKVSRSFSLVIQQLPVELRDAICIFYLVLRALDTVEDDTSVATEVKVPILMSFHRHVYDREWHFSCGTKDYKVLMDQFHHVSTAFLELGKQYKEAIEDITMRMGAGMAKFIYKEVESIDDYDEYCHHVAGLVGLGLSKLFHASGKEDVASDSLCNSMGLFLQKTNIIRDYLEDINEVPKCRMFWPRQIWSKYVDKLEDLKYEENSVKAVQCLNEMVTNALSHIEDCLTFLSTLRDPAIFRFCAIPQVMAIGTLAKCYNNIEVFRGVVKMRRGLTTQVIDRTRNMADVYGAFFDFSCILKSKVEFKDPHVAKTLKRLEVILRTCKNSGTLNKRKSFVIKSGPNYNSTFVVVLVVLVAILLGYQSGNRI, from the exons atggggATCTTACGTGCAATTCTGAAGCATCCTGAAGATATTTATCCATTATTGAAGCTGAAGGTAGCGGCACAATATGCTGAAAAACAGATCCCTTCACAGCCACATTGGGCCTTTTGTTACATCATGCTTCACAAGGTCTCTCGTAGCTTTTCTCTCGTCATTCAACAGCTTCCTGTCGAGCTTCGTGATGCT ATATGCATTTTCTATTTGGTTCTGCGAGCGCTTGACACTGTCG AGGATGATACCAGTGTAGCGACAGAGGTGAAAGTTCCTATTTTGATGTCCTTCCATCGACATGTTTATGATCGTGAATGGCATTTTTCAT gCGGTACCAAGGACTACAAGGTTCTTATGGATCAATTCCATCATGTTTCAACTGCATTTCTGGAGTTAGGAAAACA ATACAAGGAAGCAATCGAGGACATTACCATGAGGATGGGTGCAGGAATGGCAAAGTTTATATACAAGGAG GTTGAATCaattgatgattatgatgaatatTGTCACCATGTAGCTGGGCTAGTTGGATTAGGCTTATCAAAACTTTTCCATGCCTCTGGAAAAGAAGATGTAGCCTCAGATTCTCTCTGCAACTCCATGGGATTATTTCTTCAG AAAACAAATATCATTAGAGATTATCTAGAAGACATAAATGAAGTACCCAAATGTCGTATGTTTTGGCCTCGTCAGATTTGGAGTAAATATGTTGACAAGCTCGAG GATTTGAAGTATGAAGAGAACTCTGTCAAGGCAGTGCAATGCCTGAATGAAATGGTCACTAATGCTTTGTCACATATAGAAGATTGTTTGACTTTCTTGTCTACACTGCGGGATCCTGCTATCTTTCGATTCTGTGCTATTCCACag GTCATGGCAATTGGGACCCTGGCAAAGTGCTATAACAACATTGAAGTCTTCAGAGGAGTTGTAAAAATGAGACGTG GTCTCACCACCCAGGTTATTGATCGGACCAGGAACATGGCAGATGTATATGGTGCTTTCTTCGACTTCTCGTGTATTCTGAAATCCAAG GTAGAGTTTAAAGATCCACATGTGGCAAAAACTTTAAAGAGGCTTGAAGTGATCTTGAGAACTTGCAAAAACTCGGGAACCTTGAACAAAAG GAAATCTTTCGTAATCAAGAGTGGACCTAATTACAATTCAACTTTC GTTGTTGTCCTTGTTGTCTTAGTGGCTATCCTTCTAGGATACCAATCTGGAAACCGGATTTAG
- the SQS2 gene encoding squalene synthase isoform X1: MGILRAILKHPEDIYPLLKLKVAAQYAEKQIPSQPHWAFCYIMLHKVSRSFSLVIQQLPVELRDAICIFYLVLRALDTVEDDTSVATEVKVPILMSFHRHVYDREWHFSCGTKDYKVLMDQFHHVSTAFLELGKHRYKEAIEDITMRMGAGMAKFIYKEVESIDDYDEYCHHVAGLVGLGLSKLFHASGKEDVASDSLCNSMGLFLQKTNIIRDYLEDINEVPKCRMFWPRQIWSKYVDKLEDLKYEENSVKAVQCLNEMVTNALSHIEDCLTFLSTLRDPAIFRFCAIPQVMAIGTLAKCYNNIEVFRGVVKMRRGLTTQVIDRTRNMADVYGAFFDFSCILKSKVEFKDPHVAKTLKRLEVILRTCKNSGTLNKRKSFVIKSGPNYNSTFVVVLVVLVAILLGYQSGNRI; encoded by the exons atggggATCTTACGTGCAATTCTGAAGCATCCTGAAGATATTTATCCATTATTGAAGCTGAAGGTAGCGGCACAATATGCTGAAAAACAGATCCCTTCACAGCCACATTGGGCCTTTTGTTACATCATGCTTCACAAGGTCTCTCGTAGCTTTTCTCTCGTCATTCAACAGCTTCCTGTCGAGCTTCGTGATGCT ATATGCATTTTCTATTTGGTTCTGCGAGCGCTTGACACTGTCG AGGATGATACCAGTGTAGCGACAGAGGTGAAAGTTCCTATTTTGATGTCCTTCCATCGACATGTTTATGATCGTGAATGGCATTTTTCAT gCGGTACCAAGGACTACAAGGTTCTTATGGATCAATTCCATCATGTTTCAACTGCATTTCTGGAGTTAGGAAAACA CAGATACAAGGAAGCAATCGAGGACATTACCATGAGGATGGGTGCAGGAATGGCAAAGTTTATATACAAGGAG GTTGAATCaattgatgattatgatgaatatTGTCACCATGTAGCTGGGCTAGTTGGATTAGGCTTATCAAAACTTTTCCATGCCTCTGGAAAAGAAGATGTAGCCTCAGATTCTCTCTGCAACTCCATGGGATTATTTCTTCAG AAAACAAATATCATTAGAGATTATCTAGAAGACATAAATGAAGTACCCAAATGTCGTATGTTTTGGCCTCGTCAGATTTGGAGTAAATATGTTGACAAGCTCGAG GATTTGAAGTATGAAGAGAACTCTGTCAAGGCAGTGCAATGCCTGAATGAAATGGTCACTAATGCTTTGTCACATATAGAAGATTGTTTGACTTTCTTGTCTACACTGCGGGATCCTGCTATCTTTCGATTCTGTGCTATTCCACag GTCATGGCAATTGGGACCCTGGCAAAGTGCTATAACAACATTGAAGTCTTCAGAGGAGTTGTAAAAATGAGACGTG GTCTCACCACCCAGGTTATTGATCGGACCAGGAACATGGCAGATGTATATGGTGCTTTCTTCGACTTCTCGTGTATTCTGAAATCCAAG GTAGAGTTTAAAGATCCACATGTGGCAAAAACTTTAAAGAGGCTTGAAGTGATCTTGAGAACTTGCAAAAACTCGGGAACCTTGAACAAAAG GAAATCTTTCGTAATCAAGAGTGGACCTAATTACAATTCAACTTTC GTTGTTGTCCTTGTTGTCTTAGTGGCTATCCTTCTAGGATACCAATCTGGAAACCGGATTTAG